A genomic segment from Colletotrichum higginsianum IMI 349063 chromosome 5, whole genome shotgun sequence encodes:
- a CDS encoding Glycosyl hydrolase family 88, protein MPAGTGITEVSGVKRADVHKQVKQLIHDMVNINDTTGEFLMTLEDGRVIDTKGWEDWEWTHGIGLYGIWKYYELNGDPADLKIIEDWFKNRFAEGHKGKNINTMAVFLTLAYVYEKTGNETYLPWLDSWAEWAYHDLPRTKYGGMQHITYLEVNDQQLWDDTLMMTVLPLAKIGLVLNRPHYVEEAKRQFLIHLQYLFDAPSGLFFHGWTFHEGGHNFARARWARGNSWLTIVIPEFIELLDLAPQDSLRSHLVNTLEAQCAALVPLQVDSGLWRTLLDVPEDEGSYVEASATAGFAYGILKAQRKRYIGKEYEPVAVKAVKAVLDNISPEGELLHTSFGTGMGHDLQHYKDIPQTSMPYGQAMAMMALVEFLRVFV, encoded by the coding sequence ATGCCTGCCGGTACCGGAATCACCGAGGTCTCGGGCGTCAAGCGCGCCGATGTCCACAAGCAGGTCAAGCAGCTAATCCACGACATGGTCAACATCAACGACACGACGGGCGAGTTCCTCATGAcgctcgaggacggccgtgTCATCGACACCAAGGGCTGGGAGGACTGGGAGTGGACCCACGGCATCGGCCTGTACGGCATCTGGAAGTACTACGAGCTCAACGGCGACCCGGCCGACCTGAAGATCATCGAGGACTGGTTCAAGAACCGCTTCGCCGAGGGCCACAAGGGCAAGAACATCAACACCATGGCCGTCTTCCTCACCCTTGCCTACGTCTACGAGAAGACGGGCAACGAGACCTACCTGCCCTGGCTCGACAGTTGGGCCGAGTGGGCCTACCACGACCTCCCCCGCACAAAGTACGGCGGCATGCAGCACATCACCTACCTCGAGGTCAACGACCAGCAGCTCTGGGACGACACCCTCATGATGACCGTCCTGCCCCTCGCCAAgatcggcctcgtcctcaaCCGGCCCCActacgtcgaggaggccaagcgCCAGTTCCTCATCCACCTGCAGTACCTCTTCGACGCCCCCTCcggcctcttcttccacgGCTGGACCTTCCACGAGGGCGGCCACAACTTCGCCCGCGCCCGCTGGGCCCGCGGCAACAGCTGGCTGACCATCGTCATCCCCGAGTTcatcgagctgctcgacctcgcgcCCCAAGACTCGCTGCGCTCCCACCTCGTCAACACCCTCGAGGCCCAGTGCGCCGCCCTCGTGCCCCTGCAGGTCGACAGCGGCCTGTGGCGCACCCTGCTCGACgtccccgaggacgagggctCCTACGTCGAGGCCagcgccaccgccggcttCGCCTACGGCATTCTCAAGGCCCAGCGCAAGAGGTACATCGGCAAGGAGTAcgagcccgtcgccgtcaaggccgtcaaggccgtcctcgacaacaTCAGCCCCGAGGGCGAGCTGCTCCACACCTCCTTCGGCACCGGCATGGGCCACGACCTGCAGCACTACAAGGACATCCCCCAGACGAGCATGCCATACGGCCAggccatggccatgatggccCTCGTCGAGTTCCTGCGCGTCTTTGTATAA